The genomic region TAGCGCAATATTGTCTAAAAGCGCGCGCGTTGTCTGCACTTTCTCAGCATTGGCTCCAATCTTCGCCCTGACGTCCGCGGCTTCGGTCAACGCATCCACACGGTAGCGATTGCGTAAATCGGTTATGTCCCGATCAACCTTCGCAACGTCTTGCTGGGCTTTCAAATTGGCCAGCGAAACATCAAGACTTCGACTTTCGAGGTCTGCCAGATTCTGGCTGGCGCCCAAGGATCGCGCCGACACGCTCAGTCCGGCAGATACCAGCTTATTGACGGTTCCAAGATCTTTACTGGCCAAGTCAATCTGCTTTGCCAGGGACGTGGCTTTCGACTGCAGCGCCTCGATCTGGTTCGAAGCAAGAACTCTTGCTTCATTGAGTGCGACGATCTCAGCGCTGATCGACCGCTGGCGTGTATCGAAGAGGTCTGCCTCTTCTTTCATGATGCGATCGACAATTGCCTGACCCGAATGGGTCGTTAGTTCTGGAGGAAAGACAACGGAAGGCTGATTGTTGATGATGGCATCGACCCGCGCTTGGCGGGCAAGGAGCCCAAAACGCTCGATATTCAAAGCACGAAGATCACCCCGCATTGTGAGCACATCACGTTGCAGACCCATCACGTTCACATCGACAGGACCTGTCATCCCCCCTGCCATGGAGAGCGCCTGAACCACCGTCAGGCCAGGACTATAAGCGTATTTTCCAGGCTTGGTCACCAGACCTGCGATGAAAAACGGCCGATATTCCGACACTTCAACCGAGGCGTTTGGTCGCTTTTGCATACCGACTTGGTTCTTCAACCGCTCGCCAATCGAATCTGAGATCTGATCGACGGTAAGCCCACTCGCCGGTACCACTCCGACAATCGGCAGCGACAGGGTTCCTGCGGCAGAGATAACAAACTCGCCGTTCAACGGGACCCATTCAAATGCGGTGCCGGTTACCGGTCGCCATTCGAACACCCGGATCTTCAATTTATCTTGAGGACCGAGGATGTAATCTTCCGCGAGGGCAGAATACCCACTTAGGATCGCCAGGCCGAAAATCGATCCAAGCAGCAGGCGCCAGGTTGGGGTTATACGCAGCCGTCGCAATGGCTGGCACAACAACAAGACGTTAGACGTGGCTCTCTCCCAAACTGCTGAACGCATGGTTACACCCCAATTGAACTTTGATGTTTGGCAATCTTCGCAATCAGCATCTTTATGCCGTCCTCATCGCACGAGCGGGACTGATCGCCTCATCGACAAAAGCGCCAAACCTCTCCACGAAGGCATTGGTGGTGAAGTCTCCGGCACGCCTGACAGCAGCGGCGGGATTGAAATCAATCTTTTCGAGCCTCTCGATGGCGTCTATAAGCGCCTCCGTGGTCTGGACATCGAAAAAGACCCCGCTTTCATCCGCGATAACCGTTTCTGTCGCCCCTCCTCTCCCGTAGGCGATAACAGGACGACCGCTGGCCATGGCCTCCACAGGAACAATCCCAAAATCTTCCTCCCCTGGAAAGATGAGCGCGCGGCAATGGGCATAGTGGTGCCTCAATACGTCAAACGGTTGCGGCCCCAAGATAGTCACAGTCGGTCCAGCAAGTTTTCTTATTCGCTCGAGCATCTCTCCGCCGCCAATCACGACAAGCTTGGCTTTCAGGAGGTTGCAGGCAATCACGGCCAAATCCGGCCTCTTGTAACTGACCAGTTCTCCGACCATCAGATAATAATCGCCGACATCATGCATGGCGGCCGCCTTGAATGCATTGGTATCAACAGGAGGATGGATTACCTGGGCGTCGCGCCGGTAGTAAGTTTTGATACGCTGAGCAACGGTTGCGGAATTAGCAGAGAAGTGATCGACCCTGTTAGATGTCGCAACATCCCAGTTGCGCAAGTAGTGAGCAAGCGGAGGCATCAGCATTCGCGTGACCAATCCAGAGCTCTCATAATATTTATTATACATATTCCAGATGTATCTCATGGGGGAATGACAGTAACAGACGTGAACCGCGCCCGGCATAGGCAGAACTCCTTTTGCTGGCCCCGATTCACTGCTTATCACAAGATCATACTCACTTAGATCAAGTTGCTCTAAGGCCATTGGCATCAATGGAAGGTATTTTTTATATAGCTTAGTAGAATATGGCAGCCGATTTATAAATGTAGTGACAATTTTATGACTCTTTATTACTTCTGATATGACCGTTGGGTCATATGCATGTGTGTAGATATCAGCAGATGGATACATCCTGCAGAGTGTTTCGAGGACCTTTTCGCCACCACGCATTCCAACAAGCCAGTAATGTATTATAGCTACACGCAAACGCAACCCCATTGATTATGTTATTGAATTGTGCTTCGCGAATATGAAGCAAAAGGACCATAAACCATACTTCATCCAAGAACATATTCAGTTTGCTTCACCTAAATATATCGGACGACTCCGAATTTTGATTAACTGCATACCTACGTTTAAATGTCGCGAGGAAATGATGCTGTTTAATTATGTTATTGTCAAACCCTTTACTACTTGTTAACCTATCTTCAGAGTGTAAAGCCGAGCCTCCGTAGGTGGTTAGCGTTGGCTCATTGAGGAGTATCGAATGAAAAGCGTCGATCTGATCACTGGCTTTGACGCATCGGAGGAGCCTACTGCGAATATTGCATCTATCCCGCCGCCGGTAACTGTAGATCACCGAAAAGCAGAGGATAGATTTGGAAGTTTCTTCAAATACCTGATAGATGCCTTTTTAGCCTTAATCGCTCTGGTGGCGTTGCTGCCATTGATCACAATGGTGTCCCTGATTTTACTGGCGACCCAAGGGGCGCCTATCCTGATAGCCCATCGCCGCATCGGAAAGCGCGGCGTGCCGTTTCACTGCTTCAAGTTCCGCACTATGGTGAAAAACAGCGATGAGGTCCTGGAGAAGCACCTGAAGGATAATCCAGAGATACAAGCAGAATGGAATGCGAGTCGAAAGCTCAAGAAAGACCCTAGGGTAACGGCATTTGGGCGCAGTTTGCGTCGCAGCAGCATCGACGAGCTTCCACAGCTATTGAATGTGCTTCGTGGGGATATGAGTTTGGTGGGTCCTCGCCCTATCACACAAAGCGAGACTTTATTCTACGGACCTCACATTGCTGACTACATAGCCGTTCGACCGGGATTGACGGGTCTCTGGCAGGTGAGCGGCAGAAGCGAGACAAGCTATTCCGAGCGTGTCGAAATTGACGTTCGCTACGTGGCAGAGCGAAGTTTAGTTGGCGATTTCGTCATTATGGCAAAAACTATTCCGGCCGTTCTCAGTACGCGTGGCAGCTATTGAGCATGGGAGATGACAACCATTTCCCGCCTCTTCGCTCTCAAGAACAAGTGCTGTCAAAGACCAACGCTGTCGTGCCATGCGGTCGGTACGACGACCAATAAATAAACGCTACGGCCGGCGCGTGGTCGCAGCGTAAAGACTACCGATAGAGGTGAACCGATGTCGACCTCTGACAGGCATGTCTCACCAGACATGGACGCGTCGACGTGAGGCTCACCGAACCCCTGAAATATCGTGTTTAATAGAGTACAGTTGATGGCGGTGGTTCGAAACCATTTCAGCAGATATTTCTGGCTTCGCCATCAGTCTGTGGCGACACCGTTGCGTGTGCTGGCATGAGTGTCGAGCCGATCGGCATTGCAACGATCTTGATAGGATTTTATTGCCTCCTTCGGGGAAGTAACACAACAATTATCGCGGCGGCCATCGCTTCGATTTTCGGCGCATCTGCGGCAATGCTCGTTGGCGCAGCGAATATCCAACCAGGCCACGTTATTCTTGGTTTTCTGGCATTGGGTGTCATGACCCGGCGCGAGGAGGCGCGCGCCCTTGTCCAGGCATTGCGCCCCTCCGAGCCTGGCTTTTGGCTTGCTGGTCTGGTCATCTACGGACTGATCAGCGCCTACTTTTTACCGCGCCTGTTGGAAGGCGCTACACAGATCGTGCCGCTTGGCAGCACAGTCTATGGCGAAACTCGATCCACCGTTCCCCTGACCACTGTGTCCAGCAATTTGACGCAAAGCGTTTACATGGTTGGTAATTTTATTTGTTTTACCATCACCGTTGCCGTTGCATCAACTCATCGAGGCTTCAATTCTCTTGTCGCGGGGTTGCTGGCTTGCTCGGTGCTCATTGTCGTATTCGCCTTTCTCGATATCGCAACCTTTAGCACGGGAACTCAAGCGGTTCTGAGCTTCATGAGAAACGCACGATACACGCTTCATACGGATGAACAGGTTGCAGGTGTCAAGCGCATCGTCGGATCATTTACCGAAACGTCATCGTTCGCACGCACGGCGCTTGGTACGTTTGCTTTCTGCACAACGCTTTGGCTGTGTGGCAGACGCCCTTTTTTGACCGGACTTACCGGTTTGATCTCGCTTATCCTTGTCGTTTTGTCCACGTCATCGACAGGCCTGGCCGGCGCTCCTGTGATCCTCGTTCTTCTTTATGTGACCGCCCTGTCGTTGAGCGGTCGTCAGAAGACTCGCAGTTTAACAACAGCGGCAATTATTTTCCTTCCCATCATCATGCTGGCGGTTTGCCTCTGGGTCGCTATCGACCCTGTTTTGTCGAAGATCGTTTACAATTACGCCGACCTCGTTGTTCTTGGTAAAGCGTCAACCGATTCAGGGATTGAACGCAATTCTTGGAACGCGCTCGGCATTAAGAATTTTGTAGATAGCTATTACTTGGGTGTTGGTCTGGGGACCGCGCGTACTTCGAGCCTGCTGCTCGCATTGCTGTCAAATGTCGGGCTACCGGGATTATTTTTCTATTGCGCTTTTACCTATGGTGCTTTGCTCAAGCGCCGCGGCCTTCCTGGAAGTTTTACCGCAGATGTCCGGCTTTCGGCCCGTAATGGCTGTCTAGGTTTGATGTTCGGAGATCTCTTGGTGTCTTCGGCAATTGACCAAGGCTTGTTCTTCTATCTGCTGGCAGCCTTAGCCACAGCAGAGCCAGAGCGCGCGACACGGACAGCCGCAATACCCTATCCTTTCCTAGGAGTTAAGTCATGAGTGAGACGGCATCCTTCACGATCAACGGTCGCTTCCTTGTCCAGAAGGCAACTGGCGTGCAGCGGTACGCGACAAATGTTGTCAAAGCGTTGGATCAGTTGTTGGCGACATCTGCGAAGCGCGTGAAGATTGTATCGCCACGGGGCGCTCGCGATCTCGGCTTGGCGAATCTGAGCCTCATTGAGGCTGGCCCACTCGCTGGCCACTCCTGGGAGCAAATCATACTGCCAGTGCGATGCCAGGGGCGTCTTTTGAACCTGTGCAACACGGCGCCGCTTTTAAAGACCGATCAAATCCTGTGTATTCACGACGCAAATGTCTTTGCGTCCCCCGAGAGCTACGGGCGCACGTTCCGCGCAGCCTATCAGACACTGCAGCCGGTGCTGGCGCAACGATCAGCCCGCGTCACCGCCGTGTCTCACGCTGCAGCCCGTCAAATCGCACGGCATTTGCCCGTCTCCCTCAAAGATATTGCCGTTATTCCCAATGGACATGAACACGCCTTGAAATGGGATCCGGCAAAAGCCCAGATTGCACCTGACTTCATTCAAGTCCTGGAAGCAACGACAGGACGTCCGTTTGTACTGGTTCTGGGATCACGGGCGCGCCACAAAAATCTGTCGTTGCTCGTCAATGCGGCGCCAGATCTGGATGCGATTGGAATCAATCTTGTGGTTGCCGGTGGCGGAGATGGAATCTACGCGGCCGACATTCTTCAAAGTCGGCCCAACGTAAAATTTATCGGGCGCGTGACAGACGACGATCTAGCCTATCTACTCGACAATGCCCTCTGCTTAGCTTTTCCATCGTTTACGGAGGGCTTCGGCCTTCCGATTATCGAAGCTATGGCGCGCGGCTGCCCGGTTGTCGCGTCCGACTGTGCCAGCATGCCCGAAGTCTGTGGAGATGCAGCTCTAATGGCGTCCCCGAACGATGCTAAGGCTTGGGTCGACAGCATTCGGGCCCTGGTGCTTTCGCCCGAATTGCGTACCGATCTTGTCGGGCGCGGTCACGAGCAAGCGCAACGCTTTCGATGGTGCGACGCAGCTGCAGTTTATCTCGATTTGCTCGAGAGACCCTCGTCGCAGGCACAATCCTATAATCCACCGCAGCCACGCCTTCCCCGCACGGCCGTGGTTGTCGCGACAAGGGGACGGCCTGAGGTTGTGAAGGCGACTGTTCAATATCTGCTTGGTACGCAAACATTTGCGCCTGAGGCATTGATCGTCTCATGCGTCAATCTTGCAGATGCCGGCGATCTTGTTGACAACCCGGCGGTGACCGTGTTGACGGGCCCTCCGGGTCTTGCCGCACAGCGAAACACCGCGCTTGGCGCATTGCCGCCGACTGCCGAGATCGTGGCTTTTTTCGACGACGATTTCATCGCAGATAAAGAATGGCTTAGGAAGGCCGCCGCGACGTTTCGCGACGAAAGCCAGGTCATTGGCTTTACCGGTCGCGTCCTCAAAGACGGCATCACTGGAGATGCCGTCTCCTTCGACGAGGGCCTCCGTCTCATCGATTCCGCCCCGCCTTGCGATTGGACATGGATAGAGCCCTACAGTCCTTACGGCTGCAATATGGCGTTTCGCGTCAGCGCCATTGGCGACACGCGCTTCGATGAGCGGTTGGTACTGTATGGCTGGCTTGAGGACCGGGATTTTGCAGCAGCCATTGCAAAACCGGGCGGTCGGCTCGTCAAGGGCGCTGATGCTTTCGGCGTCCATATGGGAGTCAAAAGCGGCCGCGTCGCAGGAGACCGCCTCGGCTACTCTCAGATCGCCAATCCCATTTATCTCCTATTGAAGGGTACCATGTCGTCAAAGCGGGTCTTTACGCACATCGGTGCAAACATGCTGAGCAATTTCGTAAAAGCCCTGAAGCCGGAGCCGTTTATTGACCGACGCGGGCGAGCCAAGGGCAACTTGATTGCCATCGCAGATGTGGTGTGTGGGAAAATCACGCCTGAGAAGGCCGCAATGCTGTCCTCTGCAAGCCGTACGCTTAAAGTCAATGTAGGAGCGAAGTCGAGATGACGAATAACAGTCCGCAACCTTGGGAGCGCGCTTCGCGACTATGGCGCTTTGACACTACCCCCGCAGAAACTGTCAACGAAGGACCACTTGCACTTCTACGCTCAGCTGGGGTGCTTGCAACTCGTCATAAATATAAACTTGTCGTCTTTACCACAGTCGGTCTTGCGTTCGGAGTGGTCTATGCGCACTCGCTTCCGAAGGTTTACACAGCGACGGCGACCCTTCTCCTGGAACCTCGGCGCCAAGCTGCCGTGTCTGGTCAGGACGGCGGTGCACAGGGGCTCGATTTGAACCGCGCCGACAGTGAATTGCAAATCATTCGTTCCGAGCGTCTTTTGAGTACCGTGTTCGACACGCTCGAACTGCAGAAAAATCCGGAATTCGGTCCGCGCCCTCCATCCAAGGTGAGCGTAATGCTCTCCAGTTTAAGGGCTGTGGCGGAAAGCCGGTTGAGGTCCGCGTTTCCCTGGACTTCCACGGCACTCGACATGGCAGAGGCCACTCCCACCCCTGTCGGCCTGGGGGTAGAGGAAGAGCTTAGAAAGACAACTGATGCTCGCCAGGCGGCATTTTTGAACTTTACCAGACACATCGAGGCTCGCCGTCTTGGCCAATCCTATGTCATAGAAATAGACTTTTCATCCTCTGAGAGAGATTTGCCGGCAGTTGTAGCGAATGCGGCCGTCTCAGCCTACATCTTGCAATCCGTCGCCTTTAAATTGCAGATGGCAATCTCCGGTACCGAGGCCTTACAATGGCGTCTCGATGCACTCAACGCGCAGGTTGACGCTGCCACAACAGCGATCAAAAACGGAGCGTTACCAGCGATCGGAACGCCGGACGCGGATGCCCGCGTCATTGGCGCAGCCTTGGCGCCGTTGAGCCCGTCCGGCCCCAGGACCTCACTCATCATCGCTTTGGGAGGAGTGCTGGGTCTATTGATCGGGTTGTTCAGCCTTGCACTTAACCTGGCCTTCAACCGCAAAATTCGCAGTGCCAAGGAGTTGGCACGAGAGACGGGTGTAGTCTGCCTCGGCATCCTTCCGGATGCAGGTAGCCGCAGCAATGCAACTTGGCGGTCAGATGGCTACAGAGCTGCCATGGTTGTTGGTCAACCCCGCAGTCCATACGCTGCTGCAGTCCGCAATCTTCGAACGTCCATCGAGATTGCTTGCTCGTCGGTCCGCAGCGAACGAAGCGTCGTCGTTGCCATAGCCAGCTGGGACGCACCGAGCGGAGCGTCGACACTTTGCTTGAGTTTGGCCCAATTGATCAGCCATAGCGGCCGCCATGTCACACTGTTCAAAGCTGATGTGAACGAATTGCCTGACAATGCCTCGCAAGAGACATCCATGGCGACGAATCTCGCGGACATCTTGATCGCAGACGTGAAGCCCGAGGAAGTCATATTTACACATGGCGACTGTGATGACATCGCCGTCCTCCCTATTCACTCGAAGAATGCGGAATCAAATCTATTCGCCGACTTCAGAGATCGTCGAGTCTCTCGTCTCATTGAAACAGCTCGCATCTCCAGCGATGTCTTGTTAGATCTGCCACCGCTGACAGGATCGACAGACGCGTTGGCGTTGGCCATACATGCTGATGCTGTTGTGGTGGTCGTTACTGAGGGACGCACGACAATCGATGAGGCCATTGACACAATTCAACAACTGCGCAGGGCCGGAGCAAATGTAATTGGGACCGTCCTTAACCGTGCCAAGGCGTAGTAAAGGCGAGCCACCGCCACCTGAGAACCAGCAAAATGCTGCGGTGGTGGCGCTCGACCAGATGACAGACGAAACCTTGATCGAAGGAATGCTGTCTCGCTCGACTGCTTCAAGACGCAGCCCGCGACGTCCCGCGTCCACTGCCCGTCAGATTATGCTTACAACCAACTACCAGCGCGGTGTGCTTGTGGATGCAGCGCCCTGAACAGTGCTTTTTCAAGTTGAGGAAATTCCGGGGCTTTCAAATCGACCCTAACTATTCCTTGTCCTATGCTTGTTAGCGCGTTACTTCACCATCGAAATTCGGACAACGGAAAAGTAATGAAGCGTTTTGGCGGCTTCAACCCAATGAATTCCGGTCCCCGCTAGGGTGAAACGATCAGCCCCGACGGACGAACTGGCCGACCACACTAGCGGTCACGTCAACCGGTTTCGCGGTCAAGCAGGGCTTCATGCCTGGTCAATGATTTCGAACCTGCCGCGGCCGACGGAAAGTCTCATCCCCAGTGCCAGAAGGGAAAGCGTATAGGCGACTGCTCCAGCCGCAGACACCATCACCAACTCAACGGTATGGTTCAATGGATACCCGACAAGTTGGTAACGCAATGCTAGAACGATGACCGCCATGCACCCGTTGGCTGCCCCCACTTTCCAGAGATTTTTTAACTGAACAACTATGTTGAGCGACAGCAATCGGCGAGCCTCCAAAACGTAGAAGCCGAACATGATGACAGACAGGAGCACTCTCGCTACGCTCGCGCCTATGTAGGAGTAGAGCAAGATACCCGTCGAAATTAGAATAATCCGCAACATCAGGTCTATGGCATTTAGTTTGAAGAGAATATTTGGGCGATTCACCGCCAAACCCACCGAATAAAGGGTTTGGAAATACGGCGTCGTGATCACTGACAGGGCGAGGATACTCAGTGCCGGCGCAGCACCTTGCCATTTTGCACCAAGCAATATCTCCGTCAGCAGATCTGCCGTCAGGGAAATCCCCACGCAGATCGGCAACGATATCAACATCGCAAAACGGGCAGTCTTTAAAAATGCGAGCCTGAGACGCTCCACATCCCCGGAAATACGCGAAAATGCTGACATGACAGACTGCATGGCAGGCCCAATCACACTCTGCGATGGCAACCCAGCCAAATCGCTTGCAATCGCGTATCGGCCAAGTGTTGCATTATCTGTGGCCGCTCCGATGAAAACGCGGTCGAATTGCCAATTCAATGCGGAGACAAGCTGAGACCCACTGAACCAACCTATAAAACTCGAGAAGTCTGAGAAGCGTGCCAGTGAGAATGCCGGCCTGTAGGGTGCCAGTACATAGGATACGATTGCCGAAATGATGCAGTTTGACACAAAATTCGCAGCAATCGCCCAGTATCCACCGCCCAATAAGACGATCGAGATCGTCAAAAAGAATGAGAAAAATTTGCCGCTGAACTCCATCATGAAGGCCCGTCTAAAGTCCAAATCACGCGCGAAATGAACCATCGCGGGGCTGTTGAAACCTTTGACGAAGGGGCCAACCGTCAAAACTGCGACAAGGGGTACAAGCGCGCTGTTATCATTGAAGAATGAAAAGGGCCATGCAGCGCAAAAGATGATGATCGCAATCAGTACGCTTCTCAGGATGCTCAACGTAAAACCCGTATCGAGATGCGTCTTATCGATTACGTCTAAGCGCAATAGCGCTTGGGTCACGGGCATCTCGAGCACAGTGTCCACCACTGCAACAAGAGACATACCCAAGGCGGCTAGCCCGAAGTCCGATGGTGTTAAAATCCGTGCCAAAACTAGCAATGTAAAGAAGTCGACTATTTTTCCTGCGAACCGCGAGACGATTAGCCAGCTAGCACCCTGAACCGCTTTAAAGGCAAGCATTGTGGCTCACTTGGTTGGCACGTGACAAAACGCAGCCACGCAACGTTACTTTCACAAAAGAGCGTCGGGCAATGCTGAGCGAAAAACAGCAAGCAGGGCCAATCTTCGAAAGCGACCTTTCTAGAGAGTATCCTACCGGCAGAAAATCGGCCGTCACCCGCAATCGAGCTTTGGACTTGGGGGCATCAAGGCGTTGGCGCTGCACTTATCCATCCTTTGATCGCGAAAATATCAGTCAAGTACGAACGGAGACGTCGAAGAACACTGGAAATGCATCACCAAGACGTACCACGTTTTCCTACATATAGGCTACAGGATATAAAATCGGTCCGCTCAGCCATAGTCAAAGAAAATCTCGGATATTTGGACAAATAGTGCGCTACGATCAGAACCAAATTCAACAACGATGCAGATATCTCGCCTGTTCTGCCAATTAGACTTTAAAATTCTTTTTTTTGAGATATCATAAATTTAGCGGCGGAGCGGGGACGTTTTATGACCGACAACCTTATTCATCAGGACCGCGCATCCTATTTCCTTGAGGAAGAATTTGACGCAGTTGTACTTGGTGCTGGAATATCGGGGCTCGTATCGGCGGCCATTTTATCGCGTCAAGGACACCGTAACATTCTCATCATTGACGACTATGAGCACGTTGGTGGAAACCACCTGGACTGGTCCTCAAATGGTTATACTTTTGATATTGGCAGCTTAGTTTTCCAGGATGATTCACCGCTCCTGTTCTATTTCCCAGAATTGCTATCTCTGTATCTACCAATTGAGCCGGAGTGGGCGCGATTGAACCCACAGGGAATGGTGACGAGCTATCCAATCTCGATCCGCGATGACATCTTTGGTAGTGGCCCCGTGGGCACCGTCAGGATATTCGCATCGGTCATCTTTTCTCGTCTCTTCAGGCGGCGAATGGACAATGCGCACGACTTTGCGCGCTTCTGGATAGGGGAATACCTGCTGGGACGTTCTGGGCTGGAGTCGTACATGCAGCGCTTCTACGGCATCTCGACCACAGAGATCGATATCGATTTGGCCAAAAAGCGCATGATGTGGATCAGCGAGCACGCGTCGTTGCGAAAGCTACTAGCGCGGTTGCTCCCGCGACGACCTTCGGGCAAACCAAATCGGCAATTGGCCAGGCCGAAAGCCGGCTTCAGCGCTTTGTATAAAGTGGCTGTTGACAAGCTTGAGACCGAGGGGGTCGCTGTCAGTTTGTCGGCGCAAATGAGAAGCATTGAGAAAGCCGGAAGTCAGTTTCGGTTGCGCACGAAAGATCGGATCGTCGTCACCAGCAGACTTATATCTACCATTCCGATCGAACGGACGGTCGCACTATGCGGCTTGGACCCCGGCCCTCCTCTCGAAACAATAACGCTGATCGGATTGTTTTTCAGTTTCAAAGGCGACCGCGGTTTCCGCCAGCCAATTATCTACAATTTCTCGTACAAAGGCGCTTGGAAGCGGCTGACTATGCATTCGGATTTTTACGGCCTGGTTGACGCTCGAGAGTATTTTGGTGCCGAGGTCATCGCCCATCACGCAGGCGGTACGATTGAGAGCGCTGAAGCAGATTTTCGTGAACACGTCTCTGAAAACGGCCTTTTCAAAGGCGAGCTTAGATTGGAAGGCGCCCGCGTGCTTAGCCATGCCTATCCTATCTACAGACGGGGAGCCGCCCAACATGCAGCAGAGGCAATAGAAAAACTGCGCGTATTCGGCATTGAATCTTTCGGTCGACAAGGCGGGTTCAATTATCAACCCACTGCACGATCTTCAACTGTGGAGGCCGAAGAAGCGCTCCGTCCAGCAGCTTAACCGTTTGCTTCAATTTACGCCCGGTTCTCTGACCTGACGTGGCGGCAGTCCGAACGTGGCTTGAAAGTCCAGCAATCACCACAAAATGCCCGGAGGCGTATTTGCGCATATTGCATATTCTCAATCACACAAATCGCTCCAACGGCCATGTCCATGCAGCAGTGGATCTTGCTTGCGCTCAGGCCAAGCTGGGACATAATGTCTGTTTGGCCAGCGGGGGCGGAGATTTCGATGAGCTGCTATCTCAAAACTCGGTTTCTCAGACCACTCTCTCCCATCAGCGCTCGCCCCTGTCCGCACTCAGGTCAATTGCTGCCTTGCGCGCTTTTGTCCGAAATT from Rhizobium rhododendri harbors:
- a CDS encoding polysaccharide biosynthesis/export family protein, which translates into the protein MRSAVWERATSNVLLLCQPLRRLRITPTWRLLLGSIFGLAILSGYSALAEDYILGPQDKLKIRVFEWRPVTGTAFEWVPLNGEFVISAAGTLSLPIVGVVPASGLTVDQISDSIGERLKNQVGMQKRPNASVEVSEYRPFFIAGLVTKPGKYAYSPGLTVVQALSMAGGMTGPVDVNVMGLQRDVLTMRGDLRALNIERFGLLARQARVDAIINNQPSVVFPPELTTHSGQAIVDRIMKEEADLFDTRQRSISAEIVALNEARVLASNQIEALQSKATSLAKQIDLASKDLGTVNKLVSAGLSVSARSLGASQNLADLESRSLDVSLANLKAQQDVAKVDRDITDLRNRYRVDALTEAADVRAKIGANAEKVQTTRALLDNIALQAPMVANSAVEDGLQSFETTIDRLVSGHTRTLAVGDNDAVEPGDLIRVEKLPETNLGAPQTNSRRPGPSDQKRDGF
- a CDS encoding glycosyltransferase, giving the protein MRGGEKVLETLCRMYPSADIYTHAYDPTVISEVIKSHKIVTTFINRLPYSTKLYKKYLPLMPMALEQLDLSEYDLVISSESGPAKGVLPMPGAVHVCYCHSPMRYIWNMYNKYYESSGLVTRMLMPPLAHYLRNWDVATSNRVDHFSANSATVAQRIKTYYRRDAQVIHPPVDTNAFKAAAMHDVGDYYLMVGELVSYKRPDLAVIACNLLKAKLVVIGGGEMLERIRKLAGPTVTILGPQPFDVLRHHYAHCRALIFPGEEDFGIVPVEAMASGRPVIAYGRGGATETVIADESGVFFDVQTTEALIDAIERLEKIDFNPAAAVRRAGDFTTNAFVERFGAFVDEAISPARAMRTA
- a CDS encoding sugar transferase — its product is MKSVDLITGFDASEEPTANIASIPPPVTVDHRKAEDRFGSFFKYLIDAFLALIALVALLPLITMVSLILLATQGAPILIAHRRIGKRGVPFHCFKFRTMVKNSDEVLEKHLKDNPEIQAEWNASRKLKKDPRVTAFGRSLRRSSIDELPQLLNVLRGDMSLVGPRPITQSETLFYGPHIADYIAVRPGLTGLWQVSGRSETSYSERVEIDVRYVAERSLVGDFVIMAKTIPAVLSTRGSY
- a CDS encoding glycosyltransferase; the protein is MSETASFTINGRFLVQKATGVQRYATNVVKALDQLLATSAKRVKIVSPRGARDLGLANLSLIEAGPLAGHSWEQIILPVRCQGRLLNLCNTAPLLKTDQILCIHDANVFASPESYGRTFRAAYQTLQPVLAQRSARVTAVSHAAARQIARHLPVSLKDIAVIPNGHEHALKWDPAKAQIAPDFIQVLEATTGRPFVLVLGSRARHKNLSLLVNAAPDLDAIGINLVVAGGGDGIYAADILQSRPNVKFIGRVTDDDLAYLLDNALCLAFPSFTEGFGLPIIEAMARGCPVVASDCASMPEVCGDAALMASPNDAKAWVDSIRALVLSPELRTDLVGRGHEQAQRFRWCDAAAVYLDLLERPSSQAQSYNPPQPRLPRTAVVVATRGRPEVVKATVQYLLGTQTFAPEALIVSCVNLADAGDLVDNPAVTVLTGPPGLAAQRNTALGALPPTAEIVAFFDDDFIADKEWLRKAAATFRDESQVIGFTGRVLKDGITGDAVSFDEGLRLIDSAPPCDWTWIEPYSPYGCNMAFRVSAIGDTRFDERLVLYGWLEDRDFAAAIAKPGGRLVKGADAFGVHMGVKSGRVAGDRLGYSQIANPIYLLLKGTMSSKRVFTHIGANMLSNFVKALKPEPFIDRRGRAKGNLIAIADVVCGKITPEKAAMLSSASRTLKVNVGAKSR
- a CDS encoding Wzz/FepE/Etk N-terminal domain-containing protein, with the translated sequence MTNNSPQPWERASRLWRFDTTPAETVNEGPLALLRSAGVLATRHKYKLVVFTTVGLAFGVVYAHSLPKVYTATATLLLEPRRQAAVSGQDGGAQGLDLNRADSELQIIRSERLLSTVFDTLELQKNPEFGPRPPSKVSVMLSSLRAVAESRLRSAFPWTSTALDMAEATPTPVGLGVEEELRKTTDARQAAFLNFTRHIEARRLGQSYVIEIDFSSSERDLPAVVANAAVSAYILQSVAFKLQMAISGTEALQWRLDALNAQVDAATTAIKNGALPAIGTPDADARVIGAALAPLSPSGPRTSLIIALGGVLGLLIGLFSLALNLAFNRKIRSAKELARETGVVCLGILPDAGSRSNATWRSDGYRAAMVVGQPRSPYAAAVRNLRTSIEIACSSVRSERSVVVAIASWDAPSGASTLCLSLAQLISHSGRHVTLFKADVNELPDNASQETSMATNLADILIADVKPEEVIFTHGDCDDIAVLPIHSKNAESNLFADFRDRRVSRLIETARISSDVLLDLPPLTGSTDALALAIHADAVVVVVTEGRTTIDEAIDTIQQLRRAGANVIGTVLNRAKA
- a CDS encoding lipopolysaccharide biosynthesis protein, coding for MLAFKAVQGASWLIVSRFAGKIVDFFTLLVLARILTPSDFGLAALGMSLVAVVDTVLEMPVTQALLRLDVIDKTHLDTGFTLSILRSVLIAIIIFCAAWPFSFFNDNSALVPLVAVLTVGPFVKGFNSPAMVHFARDLDFRRAFMMEFSGKFFSFFLTISIVLLGGGYWAIAANFVSNCIISAIVSYVLAPYRPAFSLARFSDFSSFIGWFSGSQLVSALNWQFDRVFIGAATDNATLGRYAIASDLAGLPSQSVIGPAMQSVMSAFSRISGDVERLRLAFLKTARFAMLISLPICVGISLTADLLTEILLGAKWQGAAPALSILALSVITTPYFQTLYSVGLAVNRPNILFKLNAIDLMLRIILISTGILLYSYIGASVARVLLSVIMFGFYVLEARRLLSLNIVVQLKNLWKVGAANGCMAVIVLALRYQLVGYPLNHTVELVMVSAAGAVAYTLSLLALGMRLSVGRGRFEIIDQA